A region from the Rosa rugosa chromosome 6, drRosRugo1.1, whole genome shotgun sequence genome encodes:
- the LOC133714094 gene encoding CAAX prenyl protease 1 homolog isoform X1 — translation MAFPFLEAVIGFMILMYNFETYLDFRQHAALKLPTLPKTLEGVISQEKFEKSRAYCLERSNFHFVHDFVTLLMDSAILFYRILPWFWKKSGDFVVLAGLNAQNEILHTLAFLAGVMIWEQITDLPFSLYSTFVIEARHGFNNQTIWLFLKDMLKEICLSVIIAPPIVSAIIVIVEKGGAYLVIYLWAFMLVLSFVMMTIYPVLIAPLFNKFTPLPEGQLREKIEKLASSLKFPLKKLFVVDGSIRSSHSNAYMYGFFKNKRIVLYDTLIQQCTNNEEIVAVLAHELGHWKLNHSVYLFISTQIRMLLHFGGYALLRDSSSLFLSFGFDTQPVIIGLIIFQHTITPIQHLVHFARNLVSRAFEFQADAFAKKLGYASSLRASLVRLQEENLSAMNTDPWYSAYHYSHPPLVERLAAIGETDKKTD, via the exons ATGGCGTTCCCATTCTTGGAAGCTGTTATCG GTTTTATGATATTGATGTACAACTTTGAAACTTATTTGGATTTCCGCCAACATGCTGCTCTGAAACTTCCAACACTTCCTAAAACTTTGGAAGGAGTAATCAGCCAAGAAAAGTTTGAGAAGTCGAGAGCCTACTGTCTTGAAAGAAG CAACTTCCATTTTGTTCATGATTTTGTGACCTTACTCATGGACTCAGCAATTTTGTTCTATCGGATTTTGCCTTGGTTTTGGAAG AAATCAGGAGACTTTGTAGTCTTAGCTGGCCTCAATGCCCAAAATGAAATACTACATACCCTTGCGTTTTTAGCTGGTGTGATGATTTGGGAACAG ATCACAGACTTACCTTTCTCTTTGTACTCCACATTTGTGATCGAGGCTCGTCATGGTTTCAATAAC CAAACAATATGGTTGTTCTTGAAAGACATGTTAAAAGAAATTTGTCTTTCTGTTATTATTGCCCCACCTATTGTGTCTGCAATCATTGTAATTGTAGAG AAAGGAGGTGCTTACTTGGTCATTTATCTTTGGGCGTTCATGCTTGTCCTCTCTTTTGTGATGATGACGATCTACCCTGTTCTAATAGCCCCACTTTTTAACAAGTTCACCCCT CTTCCTGAGGGTCAGCTGAGGGAGAAAATTGAGAAGCTGGCTTCTTCCCTCAAGTTTCCATTGAAGAAGTTGTTTGTTGTTGATGGATCTATAAGGTCAAGTCACAGCAAT GCCTATATGTATGGATTTTTTAAGAACAAGAGGATTGTCCTTTATGATACACTGATCCAGCAG TGTACAAATAATGAGGAAATTGTAGCTGTTCTAGCTCATGAGCTGGGCCATTGGAAGCTTAATCACAGTGTGTACTTATTTATTTCTACGCAG ATCCGTATGCTTCTACACTTCGGGGGATATGCTCTCCTGAGAGACTCGAGCAGTCTGTTTCTAAGTTTTGGGTTTGATACTCAACCAGTGATCATTGGTCTCATCATATTTCAG CATACCATAACACCTATCCAGCACCTAGTACACTTTGCTCGCAACCTTGTGAGCCGAGCTTTTGAATTTCAG GCTGATGCTTTTGCTAAGAAACTTGGTTATGCCTCTTCGCTTCGAGCTAGTCTTGTTAGACTACAG GAAGAGAATTTGTCAGCTATGAATACTGATCCTTGGTACTCGGCATATCACTATTCTCATCCCCCTCTAGTCGAAAGGTTGGCTGCAATTGGTGAAACAGACAAGAAAACAGACTGA
- the LOC133714094 gene encoding CAAX prenyl protease 1 homolog isoform X3: MAFPFLEAVIGFMILMYNFETYLDFRQHAALKLPTLPKTLEGVISQEKFEKSRAYCLERSNFHFVHDFVTLLMDSAILFYRILPWFWKKSGDFVVLAGLNAQNEILHTLAFLAGVMIWEQITDLPFSLYSTFVIEARHGFNNQTIWLFLKDMLKEICLSVIIAPPIVSAIIVIVEKGGAYLVIYLWAFMLVLSFVMMTIYPVLIAPLFNKFTPLPEGQLREKIEKLASSLKFPLKKLFVVDGSIRSSHSNAYMYGFFKNKRIVLYDTLIQQIRMLLHFGGYALLRDSSSLFLSFGFDTQPVIIGLIIFQHTITPIQHLVHFARNLVSRAFEFQADAFAKKLGYASSLRASLVRLQEENLSAMNTDPWYSAYHYSHPPLVERLAAIGETDKKTD, encoded by the exons ATGGCGTTCCCATTCTTGGAAGCTGTTATCG GTTTTATGATATTGATGTACAACTTTGAAACTTATTTGGATTTCCGCCAACATGCTGCTCTGAAACTTCCAACACTTCCTAAAACTTTGGAAGGAGTAATCAGCCAAGAAAAGTTTGAGAAGTCGAGAGCCTACTGTCTTGAAAGAAG CAACTTCCATTTTGTTCATGATTTTGTGACCTTACTCATGGACTCAGCAATTTTGTTCTATCGGATTTTGCCTTGGTTTTGGAAG AAATCAGGAGACTTTGTAGTCTTAGCTGGCCTCAATGCCCAAAATGAAATACTACATACCCTTGCGTTTTTAGCTGGTGTGATGATTTGGGAACAG ATCACAGACTTACCTTTCTCTTTGTACTCCACATTTGTGATCGAGGCTCGTCATGGTTTCAATAAC CAAACAATATGGTTGTTCTTGAAAGACATGTTAAAAGAAATTTGTCTTTCTGTTATTATTGCCCCACCTATTGTGTCTGCAATCATTGTAATTGTAGAG AAAGGAGGTGCTTACTTGGTCATTTATCTTTGGGCGTTCATGCTTGTCCTCTCTTTTGTGATGATGACGATCTACCCTGTTCTAATAGCCCCACTTTTTAACAAGTTCACCCCT CTTCCTGAGGGTCAGCTGAGGGAGAAAATTGAGAAGCTGGCTTCTTCCCTCAAGTTTCCATTGAAGAAGTTGTTTGTTGTTGATGGATCTATAAGGTCAAGTCACAGCAAT GCCTATATGTATGGATTTTTTAAGAACAAGAGGATTGTCCTTTATGATACACTGATCCAGCAG ATCCGTATGCTTCTACACTTCGGGGGATATGCTCTCCTGAGAGACTCGAGCAGTCTGTTTCTAAGTTTTGGGTTTGATACTCAACCAGTGATCATTGGTCTCATCATATTTCAG CATACCATAACACCTATCCAGCACCTAGTACACTTTGCTCGCAACCTTGTGAGCCGAGCTTTTGAATTTCAG GCTGATGCTTTTGCTAAGAAACTTGGTTATGCCTCTTCGCTTCGAGCTAGTCTTGTTAGACTACAG GAAGAGAATTTGTCAGCTATGAATACTGATCCTTGGTACTCGGCATATCACTATTCTCATCCCCCTCTAGTCGAAAGGTTGGCTGCAATTGGTGAAACAGACAAGAAAACAGACTGA
- the LOC133714094 gene encoding CAAX prenyl protease 1 homolog isoform X2, with product MAFPFLEAVIGFMILMYNFETYLDFRQHAALKLPTLPKTLEGVISQEKFEKSRAYCLERSNFHFVHDFVTLLMDSAILFYRILPWFWKKSGDFVVLAGLNAQNEILHTLAFLAGVMIWEQITDLPFSLYSTFVIEARHGFNNQTIWLFLKDMLKEICLSVIIAPPIVSAIIVIVEKGGAYLVIYLWAFMLVLSFVMMTIYPVLIAPLFNKFTPLPEGQLREKIEKLASSLKFPLKKLFVVDGSIRSSHSNAYMYGFFKNKRIVLYDTLIQQCTNNEEIVAVLAHELGHWKLNHSVYLFISTQIRMLLHFGGYALLRDSSSLFLSFGFDTQPVIIGLIIFQHTITPIQHLVHFARNLVSRAFEFQEENLSAMNTDPWYSAYHYSHPPLVERLAAIGETDKKTD from the exons ATGGCGTTCCCATTCTTGGAAGCTGTTATCG GTTTTATGATATTGATGTACAACTTTGAAACTTATTTGGATTTCCGCCAACATGCTGCTCTGAAACTTCCAACACTTCCTAAAACTTTGGAAGGAGTAATCAGCCAAGAAAAGTTTGAGAAGTCGAGAGCCTACTGTCTTGAAAGAAG CAACTTCCATTTTGTTCATGATTTTGTGACCTTACTCATGGACTCAGCAATTTTGTTCTATCGGATTTTGCCTTGGTTTTGGAAG AAATCAGGAGACTTTGTAGTCTTAGCTGGCCTCAATGCCCAAAATGAAATACTACATACCCTTGCGTTTTTAGCTGGTGTGATGATTTGGGAACAG ATCACAGACTTACCTTTCTCTTTGTACTCCACATTTGTGATCGAGGCTCGTCATGGTTTCAATAAC CAAACAATATGGTTGTTCTTGAAAGACATGTTAAAAGAAATTTGTCTTTCTGTTATTATTGCCCCACCTATTGTGTCTGCAATCATTGTAATTGTAGAG AAAGGAGGTGCTTACTTGGTCATTTATCTTTGGGCGTTCATGCTTGTCCTCTCTTTTGTGATGATGACGATCTACCCTGTTCTAATAGCCCCACTTTTTAACAAGTTCACCCCT CTTCCTGAGGGTCAGCTGAGGGAGAAAATTGAGAAGCTGGCTTCTTCCCTCAAGTTTCCATTGAAGAAGTTGTTTGTTGTTGATGGATCTATAAGGTCAAGTCACAGCAAT GCCTATATGTATGGATTTTTTAAGAACAAGAGGATTGTCCTTTATGATACACTGATCCAGCAG TGTACAAATAATGAGGAAATTGTAGCTGTTCTAGCTCATGAGCTGGGCCATTGGAAGCTTAATCACAGTGTGTACTTATTTATTTCTACGCAG ATCCGTATGCTTCTACACTTCGGGGGATATGCTCTCCTGAGAGACTCGAGCAGTCTGTTTCTAAGTTTTGGGTTTGATACTCAACCAGTGATCATTGGTCTCATCATATTTCAG CATACCATAACACCTATCCAGCACCTAGTACACTTTGCTCGCAACCTTGTGAGCCGAGCTTTTGAATTTCAG GAAGAGAATTTGTCAGCTATGAATACTGATCCTTGGTACTCGGCATATCACTATTCTCATCCCCCTCTAGTCGAAAGGTTGGCTGCAATTGGTGAAACAGACAAGAAAACAGACTGA